ttaaaaagaaactttacctttcaaaaaaaattttttttattattagacaGTCTGTGTTAATGCTGTGCTggagaagataaagaaaattttccaagaagaagaaaccataaggcaaaacagaaaagagaatgaaaatcttAGAAAAGCCTTTTCTGAGCCTGTGCTTTCTGAGCCTACATTTCCTGAAGGTGAAATCAAAGCAAAACCTTACAGGTCATTACCAGAGAAACCAGACAGTATTTCGGATCGCCCCAAACTTCCTGCTAATAAGTTGAGTAATAAGATCCAAGTTTTACATTCTGTGTTTGACCAATCagctgaaatgaatgaataagcaaattggAACATGAATATTACCAAGTGGAGCTTAAGAGTTATCTATCTAATCACATTTCATCTGATAAAACCAGGAAACTAGTTTTCATATATTGAGTGCTCTGCTTTAAGAAAAGGGTTGGAGAACTACTAAAATGTCATTCTCAACTATTTATAtggtagagaaaataaaatgaatcttgaTGTAGAAGTATGACAATGATATTTTAATGAACAAGAAAGTGTACCCCTTGGAGGCTTAGACTTTATGCTATCATTTATAACATGggtatattttattaaagaccTGTTTTAAGTATCTTTCCAattacagttggcccttgaacatgggtttgaactgtgcagatcCACTTACATGCagttattttttgataaatatattataGTAAATGTatattctcttccttatgattttcttaacacttTCTGTAGCTTACCTTaagaatacattatataatacataggacattaaaaatatgtgttaatcaagtGTGTATGTGATCAGTcaggcttccagtcaatagtagactattagtagttaagttctgGGGGAGTTCAAAGTtaaatgtggattttcaactgtgcatgGGGTTGGTACTCCAAACCTCTGCattgttcaggggtcaactgtatTCATCTGGAGGAAAAATACCCTACATATCAAAATGCTATATCTTTTTCAGAGATCacaaaaggatatttattttctatttataggcTGTATAGTTTGAATCTGCCTATTATCGATCCTTTTATAGCTCATCTATAAAGTTACAGAGAACTTATGATTCACagatataatatatttataaaacaaaatattatttacaaatctTACAGAAGATTTCTATATGTGAGGATAGGATAGGAcatgacattttttatttccagatttGGAGGAACATATTTAGAACCAGAAATTAAGCCCATATAACTCACTGTTGCCACTGGGTCATGAAAGAAAAACGCTTCTGTAACTGGCCCTGCAAATGAGGGTCACTGTTTTGCCTGCAGGAAGCACTTTGGTTTCTTCCATGTCTTAAATTCTGGACATGCGTTAAGACCTGACTGGTCATTGGAGGATTAGCACCTGATATAATAGGCTAGGATGTACCATCAAGTGATGGTACATTTCCTGTACCTGGTAAACAGCTACTGCCATAAAAGGACTTATAAAAAGCCCAACCCTGGCTTTTTAATAGTCTGAAAAATGAGTGACAAGGGTTGTATTACCTCATATTACCCATATtccatcagaaaaagaaatgtgatacTATGTAGCAAAGGGCTCTGTAAGCACACCCTTAATGATAGGTACTTAATTCACTTACTATTTTTACCATACCAAGGGAAAGAGTCCAGGTGGCCCCCCTACAATGTTCAGTATTAGGTTTGAAGCCGTAATTCAATCCTAGGCCACTAAGAAGATTACTGTGCTTAGAGACAAGATTCCAATTTTGACAAACAGCTTTTCACACTCTGAATTCATAATGTGATCATCCTGGTTCTGATTCTACTTATTCTTATATTCTACTATTTGCTGCTGAGTTTTAGATGATAAACACCCAGAGTACTACACCACAGCGTGGGCACCAGGCAACCAGAATACTGCTAGCCATAAATAACTGGTATGTGAAAGCAGGGTGGACCAACTGAACGTCAGCCCTGTCCGGGAACTCAGCAGTAGGGACTCTGAGGAACAACACCCTCTATCTCTTCTAACATTTACATGAAGCACTTAGTTCTAAATACATCACAAAATTCTCAAAAACaaagcaagggatccctgggtggcgcagcggtttggcgtctgcctttggcccatggcgtgatcctggagacccgggattgaatcccacatcaggctcccagtgcatggagcctgcttctccctctgcctgtgtctctgtctctctctctctgtgactatcataaataaataaaaattaaaaaaaaaaaaaacaaagcaaaaacaaacttatatttgaagattttatataGGACATTCAAAGTACTTTGGCTTACTGAATAAGAGACTTCACATCTCTCATGGCTGGGCAGCAGCTGTGTGTCTTCTTTGAGTGTTTGCTTTGACCAGAGAGAAACTGAGCCAAGATCTGTTTGGTTTCAATGTGCAGTACATGGGGATGAAAGAGTGCACTAGTggtgagcaccgggtgttgtatgaAGTGTTGAATACgtttcttatttctaaattaagCATGTAAATTGATCCCATTTTGGAGgcatttttgaaatgtaaaaagtctgctatatatttggaaaaatcaAATAGTTGAGATTTAAGCAtttcaatgtatttaaattttacttcaaaaagGTAAGAATAACAACCAAATAGGGGAGGTGGAGAGTGTGTTGAGGTATCAGTGAAACAAGAATACAAGAATAGAGGAATAGAAGAATGATGATAATACTGAAGTTGGGTGATGAGAGTTTATTATGCTACTCTGTTTAGTTTGTATATATTACAACTTTTCCATGATAAAGTCTGCTACATCAAAATAGGAATTACCAACCCTCCATATTTATTAGATCttactttttaccttttctttattGTGGTTACCGCAGATTATTTTCACCCTTCTCAAAATGCATATTCCAAACCTAGAACCTTCAGGTACTAATCAGTTCAGAGGACTGGATGAAATGTGTTCTATAGATCCTGACGATATTCCCTCCATCATAATAAGCACATGTACTTTTGAACTGCTCagatttatatgatttttaaagattagtaATAAATGTGCCCATGTTGGAAAAATTAATCCTCTTTGGTATTGCAGCACagttattctaaaaaatattttttaaatatacacaacATTTTTCATTGCCATATAGTTTTATCTGAAAGGACTCCGAATTACTTTAAAGTCTCCAGTGGCATAAAAATCAGAGTCACACTTAAAAGGTTCATTAGAAAGAGTCACATAAATACTCCCATTGTCCACTGTCACTTTATGAATCCTTTGCTTTACTCCTTTGGAGCACCACTTGGGTTTTGCTGATGGATCTCTAGGGTTGATAGACTGATACAGTCCTTCTCCTGTTGCCAAAGTAATTTTGTATTTATGCCAGGGACAAACTATACATGGtcgtccatcaaaatcctggggaaggaaataaataaatgatttaatagcCTGACATTTCCAACATTCACAATAAATCTCCAACTCAGCATAAGATCTACTGCAGAAAAAACAGGTTAAAGAACAGGCcaccctctcttctttcccttccatttACAAATTATTCTGCATAATGCAAAACCTAATCTCAGCAGTCATCAAGTCCCTTTTGCATTTGATTAGAAACCTAGTATATTAGAACCCTATCTGATATACTCTAGTATATCAGAACTCTATGAGCTCAAGCAACTCTACCATGTGACTGAATCTATGATGTTATCTATTAGATgttaaaatgtcatttccttgACAGAAATGGGGCAAGGGCATTATGTGCTTCTAAAGGAATTTTCACTAGCTGCTGGAAGAATGGTAAGCTTCAAATATAAATTTGAGAGGTTACTAAAGGCCTGAGTGTATATGTTGACTGAAGAGCAATTTGTGATCCAAAGTAGTCAATTCTCAACTTTTTAACTGTCTTgaatcagtgcttctcaaattttaaagagcatgggaatcacctggatcttGTCTAAATGCAgatcctgttttaaaaaaattcagtagtccttaaaaaaaaaaaaaaattcagtagtCCTAGGATAGGGTGCAAGATTCTGTAGCTCCAAGAAGCTCCCAAGTGACACCAAGGTTGCTGGTTTATGGAACAAACTTTAAGTAGCAAAGTCTTACAGGTCTTGTTATGGTCCAAAACAGAAGGATTTTATTTCACATTATCACTACCAGATGCTTACATTTGTTTCTCTATACAAGGAGTTCAGTAATACTGATATTGTGTCCCCAAAACAGTCAACAAGCATTCATATTTTCATAATTCATAAATTCATGTTCATGATTTAAACACACATATGTCCTTCTAACATAAGAATAGGTGTAGAAGTAAGTAGATATGAAGTATAGAGTGGAATGCCAAGTTTCAGCTTGTATTTTGTACAAGTGGGAGGTGGCGGGAaggggaaggatggagagagatCAATTTTATGAAGTAGAAAATAAGAAGTTATGCAGCCAGTGAGTTTGGGAATGCACGAAAGTAAGACAGTTTCCCCATTCCTTCCTCAGATAAGCCTTCAGTGtgtggtttcctttttaaaatatacatatttatatttttacattgtaCAGGTAATACATACTGAAAAATTCAAACTGTAGAAGTGTATAAAGTGCAAAGTGACTattaccttttatttaaaaaatggaatcacacTAGACCCTTCATTCTAGgacttgcttttttcactcagaAATATACTGCTGACATCCCTCCATACCAATACATACAGATCTATCTTGTAAGTTAATGAGGCAGTGGTTGCATAGTTTTCCATAGCACAGCTATTCATAGTTTGTTTAAACTGTGTCCTATTGTTAAAACAtttaggttgaaaaaaaaatttaggttgCCTTCAATTTCTCATTACAACAAATAATGCCACAGTAAAATTCTCCCATATATATACTTAAACATTTGTGCAATGATATCTGTAGGTAGATATCTCAGAGTATAATTGCTAGGTCCCCTATTTATCTGTGAAATAGTTTTCTTTACATTGTAGGACTATGAATTCCTGGAATATTGGCAATTATACTTAAAGCATTAAAATAACAGTtcaaatgcagaaataaattattttttgcatacagcatgaaatgaatataaataagaaacatGAATTTATAGAGGATAGATTTAACTTTACATACCTCTATTTCTCCCAAATGTAAAGGTCCTCCTGAGTctgaaaagaaattgaatattACATCtagtcactaaaaaaaaaaaaaaaaaaaagcctgaaattTTGATAGTTTTGTGGTTAGGAAACAAATACAAggtttacaaatgaaaaataaactcttacGGTAACAGCGAATATCCATAGCATGATATTCTTCTTTGTGGTAGAAAATGACTACTTCTCTATCATGGACAACAGCTGtcattctttcagattttttaatgtcttcttcTCTGCCAACATAGACAGGAGAATGTTCCTGCACTTCAGGATCTTGTTCAGAGCCATCAAGATCCATGCtaattgaactaaaaaaaaaaaaaaaaaaagcaatcttcaCAAGTTTGGCTACAACTTACCTTAACCATATTATAAGAAATGTTTAATTCCTTTAAGACTGATGGAGGCTTTTTAAAAtagctatataaaaataaaacattcacaaATACTGGGTAATAGTCATGATTTTGAAGTAGAGATGCATAAAGTTTGCCAAAATTAGGGAGTAGTCTTCACTTTGAGGCTAGACTCATACTGGATTCATTTCAACAAGTTAGATGGATATTTCAGAAGTCCCAAGACTCAGAGCTTGACGTTTCACTGTTCTTTTACTATCATTTCAATGCTAAACAATACCCAATTATCAGTATTGTTTTCAGCCTTCCCCTAAAGGTAGGATTCTTTGATAATCTGAATAGTCTCAGATCTCTTGGTTGAAGTGACTTACTTGATTTTGCCTGGAGTAGACAGCCAGTCTTAAAAATCAACCAGAAAACTATTCTAGCACAAGGAGATAGGTATGAATGGGCATATTGCATTTTCTTAACTCAAAAATTGACATTACTTTCTTCTGCCTTATTTGGGAATTCAAAGAGATGAATTTCTCATCAATtaatttatataagtatataaacctgtatttctaaacaaacaaattttaGTAGAGAATTTTCAGGCactctaaatatattttctctcagcACAGATATTCAGGCTACTTTTTTGAAAGCAACCCTTTCAAAGGGACCTTTAAGAATATAGTCATCGTCTGTTAATTCTAGGTGAGAAAGACACATCAAGATATATCAGCGTCAGGACTGTCCTTGCAGAAGATTTTCCAGAGGGCCTCCCATATCAGGGTATTTAAGTTTTATTCTATGACTGTTTCTGAATAAAACTAAACTACATATCCTGTTTTGCCAAGAATTGCTATATTTTTTCTTCGTCCACTCCTAACCCCAAATCTTTTTCTTACCCCACCCTCTTTCCATTAGAGTTGTTATCCCAAATTTTCAGGAAACATTCCTGTTTTTCCTCCCTATCTCAGGATAGAGATTGTGGTGGTCTTTGATTTTCACAAAGTGTAAAGAACCACGTATGACATTATCTCAGGGATGACAAAGAACTTTCTTCCCTAGGCAagaacatattttgaatttttgcaggtaatgaaataaaaatcacaacaCACAAACTGAGACCACTCTAGgtactttactttttatttcttaaataattacattttcgGATATCCTTGCATGGTTTCTGCCCTCTGCTGGAGAATGGGAATCTTCAACCATCTGGACAACATCCAGCTCCACAAACTGGCATAAAGCAGGCTTACTCCCCGAAGTTGGTGAACAGGAAAGAGGCTGCTTACAGCATTCAGGCATGAGATTTTATATGTACCTCGACCATTATCTTGGAGCAAGACTACTTCAACCCCTTTattatatgaaagaaattaaaagttcaTGGTAACATCTAATCACAATCTACTCTTTTCTTTGGGTCACTGATGGGCAAGTTTCTGTGTAATCTGTTTAGGGAGGAATGAATATATGTctgaaaaagcaagcaagcacaatTCTCAAGAACTGATTATTGACAATAATCTTTAGCACAGAATTACAATActtcaaaaggaaaatttcaaCAGTGGATCTTGAGATTCTCCTTTTGCAAAGTTCTCTTTCCTTGTCAGAGATTatcattcatttgataaatattttctgaacacaCATACTGTGTGACCGGCACTGTAGATATTATATTTTAGTTGGTGAGATCAACAACAAACACCAGTTAACAAATACACGAATGAGATAATTGCACACTACTGTaacagccatgaagaaaataaagtgggtaatatgagagagaaagaggaggccaTTTTGCAAATAGGCTGAGAAGGTGACTCTGAATAATAATAGTTGAGCTGGAAtctgaaaaatgcaaatgaactAGATATTTTAAGAGCTgaaggaagagcattccaggctgaAGGAACAACAAATATGAAAGCCTGGGGAaagcagggtggagggaggaggcttGGTTAATTTGAGGAACAGATAGGAGACTGGAGCATAGTAAATGAGCTTGGTGAGACAGACAGGAGCCAGGTCCTGCAGCACTGTGTgtgaattttattctaagagcAATGGGAAGCCACTGCAGGGTGTGAAGCTGGGAAGGGTGAcatgatctatttttaaaagaatgctctGGCTGTGTGGAGAATAGATTGTATCAAAAcaagaggaagcagagaaaaaaaaaaaaaaaagctattgcaGTGGTCCATGGGAGAGAATATGGTGGTTTGGACTAGGGTGTTGACTCTGTTGGGGGagaaaattaacaacaacaacaacaatagcagTAGCTACAATCACACTATGCTAACTCCATGCCAGGCATTGTTTGGAGACTTTACAtttattaagtcatttaatctcCCAGCATATTACtacaaaaagatattattttaattgtacaGTGAGTAAATTGGTCCAGAGAGGTTGGGCTCATGGACTAGAATAAAggaattacagaaaaataaataagagtggCTCCTAGGTTTTAGTTTTGTGCAACCAGGTAGGTTGTGACTGTGATAGGAAAGCCCAAAAAAGGAATGGtattttcagaaatggaaaatcaaGAATCAGCTACATTTTGCACATAGTTTGGGGTACCTAAGAGACATCCAGATAGTGATATCAAGACTACAGTCAGATATATGAAACTAGAGCTGAGAATCACTAGAGAGAGAAATTTGGGAGTTGTCAAGTTACGGAATTCAATGGAATCACTTGGAGAGGGAATGTAGGCAGGTCTAATACAATTCTTGAGGCACACCAACATTTAGAGGTCAGGTGGAAGAGAAGCAAGACCAGTAGAGTGTCCAATCTATTGCTAATTGAATGAAATTCATTCACTGCCCACTTCCCTATCCTACATTCTCCTCAAATGGTAAGTGGTAAGCCAGCAAAAAAGGGCAGGAAATGAGGTAAGGTCCATTTGAATGCTGGCCACCTCTTTTATGTATTACAAAATGAATAATACATGAACAAAATATGGGCTTCCTAGGAAACTGTACCCAAAAATAGGTTCTTTCATGAAGAGTTGGACCTACACTATACCCCTTTCTCCTTGTAATTTCATTTATTCCCTTAACCTCCCACTCTCCTAGAAATCAAATACTGGTTAACATCCAAGTAATGGTTTATAtccagaattattattattactcttttcCCAGAATGTTTAAATTTTGCCTCCTATCAGACCCTTAAATACTCTTTTGGtcaaaaatagaaagggaaaggtgagaaaaataaaatctaagaaatatttcaatattgtTCATTGAAACTGGCTCAAGGGTCAACTCTGTATAGGTCTGatccagtatttttcttttttaaagatttcatttgttttatagagagatagaaagaacaggagtggtggggagagggggagaaagagagagagaatctcaagcagactccccgctgagcatggagtctgatgtggagctcaatctcaggaccctgagattatgacatgagctgaaatcaaaagtcagacgcttaaccaactgagccaaccaggtacccctgATCCAGTCCttgaatcaaaataataatttatatatatcacTGTATAACATTTAAGAGCCATTATTTGACTTTCAAAATTAAGCACACAGCCTTAAAAATGGCATATATGTTCATTTTCAATCCAAAACAACTCTTCTGTCATAAAGTCTCAACACATGTTTATGTTGACACAAGCCTTCCAAAACAAAATGTAACAACCATTCTAAAGGTTGTAGCAAGGCTAGGTTTTACTCAACATTTTCAATTTCAGTTCCATTTtaacaatttcattattttatgtattttaccaGATTGAAAAACTAGAGAAAGTTCCAGATAATTTGAGAAGTATCCAACTCTGCTTTATATAAGATAAAGAATTacacataggggatccctgggtggcgcagcggtttagcgcctgcctttggcccagggtgtgatcctggagacccgggatcgaatcccacgtcgggctcctggtgcatggagcctgcttctccctctgcctatgtctctgcctctctctctgtgtgactatcataaataaataaaaatttaaaaaaaaaaaaaaagaattacacatagaaaaggaaaaggagaaaaaaaaaaaaaggaagtgaatcaAAGTGATGGTCCATGTTAGTTGTAGAGACCCAGATGGTGTTAAATATTAGGAAGGTCGCCATGGAATGCTCATGATATTAAACAGAACACAACTGCCTATAATTTAAGGTgtttaacaaaattataaatcacATGTCAACCtcaaatattctaattttagaaaGATGACCCTTCCAAATCCACATCCTCTTCACATACAGTAATATTGTCATATTCATAAGATATTGTACAGAATGATGTACCTTTCCTTGGTAACCGGAAAGTGCCATTTTGATTTCATTCAAGTCTTAGTTTAACATTTAACATACAAACACATATAGGCAACTTCTTTAAGAAGGGcacttgggggcagcctgggtggctcagcggtttagcactgccttcagcccagggcatgatcctgaagacccgggatcaggtcccatgtcaggctccctgcgtggggcctgcttctccctctgcctttgtctctgcctctctctctgtgtttcttgtaGATaagtaaattacatttaaaaaaaaaaaaaaaaggagggcacttggaTCTTGATGAATGGTCATAAATTATaaaccccatcccccgcccccagAGGGAAAATTTGTTACAGGGCAGCACCAAGAGTCTCCCAGCCTTCTGATGGCTCCTCTAAATACTTATTTAACCTTGTATGACTGTTTGGAAGTCTAGGAATGTTGGGAGGAAAAGAGCATGGgtcatttaaaaagtaagtttgtAAAACAGAAGTTATGATTTAGAATTAAAAATCTCTAGGTGAATGTGTTAGGAGTGAGCTTTAGAAAGAAGGAATTTATAGGCTACTATTTTGAGAAGGGTAATTCTGAGCCATAAGGAAGAAAGATACTAGATATTACGTAAATTGAGGTGTCGTAagtggaatgtgtgtgtgtgcatgtgtgttggtggggagaggcaggaaggaactTTGAATTCAAAGTATAAAGGAAAGCATTACAGGAATCAGGC
The Canis lupus baileyi chromosome 2, mCanLup2.hap1, whole genome shotgun sequence genome window above contains:
- the RFESD gene encoding Rieske domain-containing protein, which encodes MDLDGSEQDPEVQEHSPVYVGREEDIKKSERMTAVVHDREVVIFYHKEEYHAMDIRCYHSGGPLHLGEIEDFDGRPCIVCPWHKYKITLATGEGLYQSINPRDPSAKPKWCSKGVKQRIHKVTVDNGSIYVTLSNEPFKCDSDFYATGDFKVIRSPFR